A stretch of Pseudomonas sp. LRP2-20 DNA encodes these proteins:
- the xerC gene encoding tyrosine recombinase XerC: MSDLSQNPLLQYLARLAPSSQQTMRYILQDAADRLGFVDCNLVDVPWHRLDPGHVIALVAALRADGYAPNSSSLYVNAVRGVMNEAWRQGLIDHEQLLRIREVKPASGSRLPPGRNLRRSLIRELMDLCEADPRPQGVRDAAIIALLYGTGMRKSESVDIDLSQVDFEARSLQVTGKGNRQLIKYAPAWAFEKLQAWLDLRRQALPEGASDDPFLFNRIRRGNHITRARITKHAIYYIARQRGAQVGVKIMPHDFRRAFITRVIEEHDLSIAQKLAHHANIQTTASYDRRDDNERRRAVDRFDY; the protein is encoded by the coding sequence TTGTCCGACCTTTCGCAAAATCCACTGCTGCAATACCTGGCCCGGCTGGCACCGTCCAGCCAGCAGACCATGCGTTACATCCTCCAGGATGCCGCCGACCGGCTCGGTTTCGTCGACTGCAACCTCGTCGATGTGCCGTGGCACCGGCTGGACCCTGGCCATGTGATTGCGCTGGTGGCGGCATTGCGCGCCGATGGTTATGCGCCGAACAGCTCCTCGCTCTATGTAAACGCCGTGCGCGGGGTGATGAACGAGGCGTGGCGCCAAGGCCTGATCGACCATGAGCAGTTGCTGCGCATCCGTGAAGTGAAGCCGGCGTCCGGCAGCCGCCTGCCGCCCGGGCGCAACCTGCGGCGCAGCCTGATTCGCGAGCTGATGGACCTGTGCGAGGCCGACCCACGGCCGCAGGGGGTGCGCGACGCCGCCATCATCGCCTTGCTCTACGGTACTGGCATGCGCAAGTCCGAATCGGTGGATATCGACCTCAGCCAGGTCGACTTCGAGGCGCGCAGCCTGCAGGTCACGGGCAAGGGTAACCGGCAGTTGATCAAATATGCCCCGGCCTGGGCATTCGAAAAGCTGCAGGCCTGGCTGGACCTGCGCCGGCAGGCGCTGCCCGAAGGGGCGTCGGACGACCCGTTCCTGTTCAACCGTATCCGCCGTGGCAACCACATCACCCGCGCACGCATCACCAAGCATGCGATCTATTACATCGCCCGCCAGCGCGGCGCCCAGGTGGGGGTAAAGATCATGCCCCATGATTTTCGCCGGGCGTTCATCACCCGGGTGATCGAAGAGCATGACCTGTCGATTGCGCAGAAGCTGGCGCACCATGCCAACATCCAGACCACTGCCAGTTATGACCGGCGTGATGACAACGAACGGCGGCGCGCGGTGGACCGCTTCGACTACTGA
- a CDS encoding type II secretion system F family protein has product MRYSLKALGRQGIVQIQVDAEDAEHARRQAEHQGLRVVSVRGQGKALGGLAWRRAATFDLVLFSQELTTLLHAGLPLIDALESLAEKSPVGATRKVLTELVRQLYEGRSLSQSLAQQPRVFPPLYVALVQSSERTGALGDALARYIGYRQRLDLVRQKLVGASVYPLLLLLVGGGVVLFLLGYVVPRFSLVFEGMGSELPWLSRVLMDVGLFLHAQQLPLALAVAGGIGALVVLRRNPLVRRFASRQLRRLPALHQRLVMYELARFYRSLGILLQGGIPILTAMGMAHGLLGSASAQGLEQASRRVGEGLPLSDALEAGHLVTPVSLRLLRAGEQSGNLGEMLERCADFHDQEIGRWVEWFVKLFEPLLMTFIGLLIGGIVILMYMPIFDLASSIH; this is encoded by the coding sequence ATGCGCTATAGCCTCAAGGCCCTCGGCAGACAGGGCATCGTGCAGATACAGGTCGACGCCGAAGACGCCGAACACGCGCGTCGCCAGGCCGAGCACCAAGGGTTGCGGGTGGTCAGTGTGCGCGGCCAGGGCAAAGCCCTGGGTGGCCTGGCCTGGCGCCGTGCGGCGACATTCGACCTGGTGCTGTTCAGCCAGGAACTGACCACCCTGCTGCACGCCGGCCTGCCACTGATCGATGCCCTGGAGAGCCTGGCGGAAAAGTCCCCCGTCGGGGCTACGCGCAAGGTCCTGACCGAGCTGGTGCGTCAGCTCTATGAAGGCCGCTCGCTGTCCCAGTCGCTGGCACAGCAGCCACGGGTGTTCCCGCCACTGTACGTGGCGCTGGTGCAGTCCAGCGAACGCACCGGCGCGCTGGGGGACGCCCTGGCCCGCTATATCGGCTATCGCCAGCGCCTGGACCTGGTCCGGCAGAAACTGGTGGGCGCATCGGTCTACCCATTGCTGCTGTTGCTGGTGGGCGGCGGTGTGGTGCTGTTCCTGCTTGGCTATGTGGTGCCGCGCTTCAGCCTGGTGTTCGAGGGCATGGGCAGCGAACTGCCCTGGTTGTCCCGGGTACTGATGGATGTCGGCCTGTTCCTGCATGCCCAGCAGCTGCCGCTGGCCCTGGCGGTCGCGGGCGGCATCGGAGCGCTGGTGGTACTGCGCCGCAACCCGTTGGTACGGCGCTTTGCATCACGGCAACTGCGGCGTTTGCCCGCCTTGCATCAGCGCCTGGTGATGTATGAGCTGGCGCGTTTCTATCGCTCGCTGGGGATCCTGCTGCAGGGCGGTATTCCGATTCTCACCGCCATGGGCATGGCCCATGGGCTGCTCGGCAGCGCTTCGGCGCAAGGCCTTGAGCAGGCCAGCCGGCGCGTGGGTGAAGGGCTGCCGTTATCAGACGCACTGGAGGCCGGTCATTTGGTCACCCCCGTATCGCTGCGGCTGCTGCGGGCGGGGGAACAATCGGGGAACCTGGGGGAAATGCTCGAACGCTGCGCCGATTTCCATGATCAGGAAATCGGCCGCTGGGTAGAGTGGTTCGTGAAGCTGTTCGAACCGCTGCTGATGACCTTCATCGGGCTACTGATCGGCGGGATCGTGATCCTGATGTACATGCCGATCTTCGACCTGGCTTCGAGCATTCATTAG
- a CDS encoding DUF1652 domain-containing protein translates to MNKMTFPNACQVMRWHFHPLGFEASMDAPRSMVARLFDRATGETLLAIAGIPCTAIMAAADVERIIEAVEAEMEAFSPPFTLLDAG, encoded by the coding sequence TTGAACAAGATGACGTTCCCCAACGCCTGCCAGGTGATGCGCTGGCATTTCCATCCGCTGGGCTTCGAGGCCAGCATGGATGCACCGCGCAGCATGGTTGCACGGCTGTTCGACCGCGCCACCGGCGAGACCCTGCTGGCCATCGCCGGTATCCCCTGCACGGCGATCATGGCCGCAGCGGATGTCGAACGTATCATTGAGGCCGTGGAGGCCGAGATGGAGGCGTTCTCGCCCCCCTTTACCCTGCTTGACGCGGGCTAG
- a CDS encoding sigma-54-dependent transcriptional regulator → MEHSILVVEDDEILGDNIRTYLSLKGFEVTLCHSAELALEQIKRAQPDAVLTDNSLPGMSGHDLLRTLVSQAPDLKVIMMTGYGNVEDAVQAMKEGAFHYLTKPVVLAELKLTLEKALAAERMERTLSFYQEREAQKSGLQALIGESPAMLTLKHTLQQVLDAERRMAMDDLPPVLIEGETGTGKELVARALHFDGSRSKGPFIEFNCASIPANLLEAELFGHEKGAFTDAKERRVGLVEAADGGTLFLDEIGEMDLVLQAKLLKLLEDRSIRRIGAVKERKVDLRVISATNCNLEQMVQQGKFRRDLFFRLRIIALKVPRLYARGQDVLLLARHFLAHHGRRYGKPNLRFSAEAEALMLSYSWPGNVRELRNMLEQTVLLAPNEVVQAHQLNLCMALIDEPVAAQPTATVYEMPRHEPEPGTSLPDMERDLVCKTLDRTDWNVTKSARMLGLSRDMLRYRIEKLGLTRPDKRQW, encoded by the coding sequence ATGGAGCACAGCATCCTGGTAGTTGAGGATGATGAAATCCTCGGCGACAACATTCGCACCTATCTGAGCCTCAAGGGCTTCGAGGTGACGCTCTGCCACAGTGCGGAGCTGGCGCTGGAACAGATCAAGCGGGCCCAGCCCGATGCGGTACTGACCGACAACTCGCTGCCGGGCATGAGCGGGCACGACCTGCTGCGCACCCTGGTGTCGCAGGCGCCGGACCTGAAGGTGATCATGATGACCGGTTACGGCAATGTCGAAGACGCCGTGCAGGCCATGAAGGAGGGCGCGTTCCACTACCTGACCAAACCGGTGGTGCTGGCCGAGCTCAAGCTGACTCTGGAAAAGGCCTTGGCTGCCGAACGCATGGAGCGCACCCTGTCGTTCTACCAGGAACGCGAGGCGCAGAAGTCCGGGTTGCAGGCGTTGATCGGTGAGTCGCCAGCAATGCTCACACTCAAGCACACCCTGCAGCAGGTGCTCGACGCCGAGCGGCGCATGGCAATGGACGACCTGCCACCGGTATTGATCGAAGGCGAGACCGGTACCGGCAAGGAGCTGGTGGCCCGCGCGCTGCATTTCGACGGCTCGCGCAGCAAGGGGCCATTCATCGAGTTCAACTGTGCCTCGATCCCGGCCAATCTGCTGGAGGCCGAGCTGTTCGGTCATGAGAAGGGCGCATTCACGGATGCCAAGGAGCGCCGCGTGGGCCTGGTGGAAGCGGCCGATGGCGGCACGCTGTTCCTCGACGAGATCGGCGAGATGGACCTGGTACTGCAGGCCAAGCTGCTCAAGCTGCTGGAAGATCGCAGCATCCGCCGCATCGGTGCGGTCAAGGAACGCAAGGTCGACCTGCGGGTGATCAGTGCCACCAACTGCAACCTTGAGCAGATGGTACAGCAGGGCAAGTTCCGTCGTGACTTGTTCTTCCGTTTGCGCATCATCGCCCTGAAGGTGCCGCGGTTGTATGCCCGGGGCCAGGATGTGCTGTTGTTGGCCCGGCATTTCCTGGCGCATCACGGGCGCCGCTACGGCAAGCCGAACCTGCGTTTCAGTGCCGAGGCCGAAGCCTTGATGTTGAGCTACAGCTGGCCGGGCAATGTGCGTGAGCTGCGTAACATGCTGGAGCAGACAGTGTTGCTGGCTCCCAACGAAGTGGTGCAGGCACACCAGTTGAACCTGTGCATGGCCTTGATCGACGAGCCTGTGGCGGCTCAGCCCACCGCGACCGTGTACGAAATGCCAAGGCATGAGCCCGAGCCGGGCACCAGCCTGCCGGACATGGAGCGTGATTTGGTGTGCAAGACGCTGGATCGTACTGACTGGAATGTCACCAAGTCGGCGCGGATGCTCGGCCTGTCGCGCGACATGCTGCGTTACCGCATCGAGAAACTGGGGCTCACCCGGCCTGACAAGCGCCAGTGGTAG
- a CDS encoding DUF1345 domain-containing protein: MVFHRLTRTHPRLSIAALAGMLGAWLIPADDTVQRILAGWNLGVWLYLLLVLWLTWRASPDKVRKVARVEDENAGLVLFTVCVAAIASLAAVTLQLVSSRGLQGSALALHYLYTGLTVAGSWLLIGCIFSLHYARLFYTGERNAPALRFPDGECNPDYWDFHYFSFTISVAVQTSDVGVSGRGMRRVVLAHSLVGFVFNTAILGFTINIAAGLLG; this comes from the coding sequence ATGGTTTTCCACCGCCTGACCCGTACCCACCCACGCCTGAGCATCGCCGCCCTGGCCGGCATGCTCGGCGCCTGGCTGATCCCTGCCGACGACACCGTGCAGCGCATCCTTGCTGGCTGGAATCTGGGCGTATGGCTGTACCTGCTGCTGGTCCTGTGGCTGACCTGGCGTGCCAGCCCCGATAAAGTGCGCAAGGTCGCCAGGGTCGAGGACGAAAACGCCGGCCTGGTGCTGTTCACCGTGTGTGTCGCGGCCATCGCCAGCCTGGCCGCCGTCACTCTGCAGCTGGTTTCGAGCCGCGGGCTGCAAGGCAGCGCATTGGCCCTGCACTACCTGTATACCGGGCTCACGGTGGCCGGCTCGTGGCTGCTGATCGGCTGCATCTTCAGCCTGCACTACGCCCGCCTGTTCTATACCGGCGAGCGCAATGCGCCGGCGCTGCGCTTCCCGGACGGTGAGTGCAACCCGGATTACTGGGACTTCCATTACTTTTCGTTCACCATCAGTGTTGCCGTGCAGACTTCCGATGTCGGCGTCAGCGGGCGCGGCATGCGCCGGGTGGTGCTGGCGCATTCACTGGTAGGCTTTGTGTTCAACACGGCGATTCTGGGCTTTACCATCAACATTGCGGCAGGCCTGCTCGGCTAG
- a CDS encoding lytic transglycosylase domain-containing protein, with the protein MRVVILVVTWLVAAFAQADMYISVDANGGYVLSNVHRPGRHYQRVISEPLAQAGPADAQLITGRPYAELVAAAARDYEVPLALLHALIKAESGYNPKARSAAGAVGLMQLMPDTAKEMGVQDILDPEDNVQGGARYLKRMLTLFDNDITLAVAAYNAGPDAVRRRGAVPPFAETRRYVPTVLREYRKLQGLADDSPL; encoded by the coding sequence ATGCGTGTGGTGATCCTGGTAGTGACCTGGCTGGTGGCGGCATTCGCCCAGGCCGACATGTACATTTCCGTCGATGCCAATGGCGGCTATGTACTGAGCAACGTCCACCGGCCAGGACGCCATTACCAGCGGGTGATCAGCGAACCCCTCGCCCAGGCAGGCCCGGCCGATGCGCAGTTGATCACCGGGCGGCCCTATGCCGAACTGGTGGCGGCGGCGGCCCGCGACTACGAGGTGCCGTTGGCGCTGCTGCATGCGCTGATCAAGGCCGAGTCAGGCTACAACCCCAAGGCCCGCTCGGCGGCTGGGGCGGTGGGGCTGATGCAGCTGATGCCGGACACGGCCAAGGAGATGGGGGTGCAGGACATCCTCGACCCCGAAGACAACGTGCAGGGCGGCGCGCGCTACCTCAAACGCATGCTGACCCTGTTCGACAATGACATCACCCTGGCCGTGGCCGCCTACAACGCTGGCCCCGATGCCGTGCGGCGGCGCGGTGCGGTACCACCGTTCGCCGAGACCCGCCGCTATGTGCCAACTGTGCTGCGCGAATACCGCAAGCTGCAGGGGCTGGCCGATGACTCGCCGCTCTGA
- a CDS encoding sensor histidine kinase, whose protein sequence is MQMLDEEVPAKPAALPSSSGLAVPLREFNLLRWFSVISLLIIASVAGGLGYVSTRFVVRDSVQRDAMLTAQFIQSLAVAEVRHSQLPPGTTMGELLNPRLDQQHLQVSPALAEATRVEFLDHVEHLPDTLLAIAYARDHSIVWSTNPELIGKRIEGDGELERAFRSRKAVSASYHKADEDREEQKFLREPQYLFIENYIPLFDSQGDQAMAMVEIYKEPQDLVRRIQRGYVLIWASTLVGGALIYFGLFWIVRRAAYMLQQQQDRLVASETYVALGEMSSAVAHSLRNPLANIRSSAELAEEIASPQAQKNISDIISQVDRMSRWVRELLVSLRPASDSAEAVDLVAAIEDTHLAFAQQIERNGVRFSFEGPQTQWVASQPLQLTQILNSLFSNALEAMPKGGVLHAQVTVQEGLRAQLLLSDTGKGMSQQQERMVFKPFYTTKQGGLGVGLALVKRIMERFGGSVSLSSREEEGTRVSLTFNIAAGGDHGAQHPGS, encoded by the coding sequence ATGCAGATGCTGGATGAAGAGGTTCCCGCAAAGCCCGCCGCACTGCCCAGCAGCAGCGGCCTGGCTGTGCCGCTTCGCGAGTTCAACCTGCTGCGCTGGTTCTCGGTGATCAGCTTGCTGATCATCGCCTCGGTGGCAGGTGGCCTGGGTTATGTGTCGACCCGCTTCGTGGTGCGCGACAGCGTCCAGCGGGATGCCATGCTCACGGCCCAGTTCATCCAGTCCCTGGCCGTGGCCGAAGTGCGTCATTCGCAGCTGCCGCCCGGCACCACCATGGGCGAACTGCTCAACCCGCGCCTGGACCAACAGCACCTGCAGGTCAGCCCGGCCTTGGCCGAGGCCACCCGGGTCGAGTTTCTCGACCACGTCGAGCACTTGCCGGATACCTTGCTGGCCATTGCCTATGCCCGTGACCACAGCATCGTCTGGTCCACCAACCCCGAGCTGATCGGCAAGCGCATTGAAGGCGACGGCGAGCTGGAGCGCGCGTTTCGTTCGCGCAAGGCGGTATCGGCCAGTTACCACAAGGCCGATGAAGATCGCGAAGAGCAGAAATTCCTGCGCGAGCCCCAATACCTGTTCATCGAAAACTACATTCCCCTGTTCGACAGCCAGGGCGACCAGGCCATGGCCATGGTCGAGATCTACAAGGAGCCCCAGGACCTGGTGCGGCGTATCCAGCGTGGTTATGTGCTGATCTGGGCCTCGACCCTGGTGGGTGGGGCGCTGATCTACTTTGGCCTGTTCTGGATCGTGCGCCGCGCCGCGTACATGCTGCAGCAGCAACAGGACCGGCTGGTGGCCAGCGAAACCTATGTGGCGCTGGGCGAGATGTCGTCCGCCGTGGCCCACAGCTTGCGCAACCCGCTGGCCAACATCCGTTCCAGCGCCGAGCTGGCAGAGGAAATAGCCAGCCCGCAGGCGCAGAAGAACATCAGTGACATCATCAGCCAGGTCGATCGCATGTCGCGCTGGGTACGCGAGCTGCTGGTGTCGCTGCGCCCGGCCAGCGATAGCGCCGAGGCAGTGGACCTGGTGGCGGCGATCGAAGATACCCACCTGGCCTTTGCCCAGCAGATCGAGCGCAACGGCGTACGTTTCAGCTTCGAAGGGCCGCAGACGCAGTGGGTGGCCAGCCAGCCGCTGCAGTTGACGCAGATTCTCAACAGCCTGTTTTCCAATGCCCTGGAAGCCATGCCCAAGGGTGGCGTCCTGCATGCGCAGGTCACCGTGCAGGAGGGCCTGCGCGCGCAGCTGCTGCTCAGCGACACCGGCAAGGGCATGAGCCAGCAGCAGGAAAGAATGGTGTTCAAGCCTTTCTACACCACCAAGCAGGGCGGCCTTGGCGTAGGCCTGGCCCTGGTCAAGCGGATCATGGAACGGTTTGGCGGCTCGGTCAGCCTGAGCAGCCGTGAAGAGGAAGGAACCCGCGTCAGCCTCACTTTCAATATCGCAGCGGGAGGGGACCATGGAGCACAGCATCCTGGTAGTTGA
- a CDS encoding pyridoxal phosphate-dependent aminotransferase, with the protein MRYSTLTHRIASDAGAAWDIHYQAQALRRAGREIFLLSMGDPDFDTPAPVVDAAIASLQRGETHYSDVHGSLALRQAIARRTGAQVSADQVMVLAGAQCALYAVCQCLFESGDEVIVAEPMYVTYQGVLAASGAQPVQVPISPEQGFRLDPLAVARAITPRTRGLLLNTPHNPTGAAISPQDMARLGQLCREHDLWLVCDQVYSGLLFDGEPADPMSLPGMAERCVLIDSVSKSHAMSGWRVGWVVGPQPLIAHLATLAMVMLFGLPEFVMAAVCMALEQDLPAVREMREAYRQRRDRVCAALADCPGLLAHRPAGGMFVMLDIRATGLSAQAFAQRLLLEEGVALLPGDAFGPSAAGHVRMGLVLDAERLEQACRRIVACAGRVLAEQACRNVDGKAQNRRVEHKAYQ; encoded by the coding sequence ATGCGCTATTCCACGCTCACTCACCGCATTGCCAGCGACGCCGGTGCGGCGTGGGATATTCACTATCAGGCCCAGGCATTGCGCCGCGCGGGGCGCGAAATCTTCCTGCTGTCGATGGGGGACCCGGATTTCGACACGCCAGCGCCGGTGGTCGACGCAGCGATAGCCAGCCTGCAGCGCGGCGAAACCCATTACAGCGACGTGCACGGTAGCCTGGCGCTGCGCCAGGCGATTGCCCGGCGCACGGGGGCGCAAGTCTCGGCCGACCAGGTGATGGTCCTGGCCGGTGCCCAGTGCGCGCTGTACGCGGTTTGCCAGTGCCTGTTCGAAAGCGGTGACGAGGTGATCGTTGCCGAGCCCATGTATGTCACCTATCAAGGCGTGCTTGCAGCCAGTGGCGCACAGCCGGTGCAGGTACCGATCAGTCCGGAGCAGGGTTTTCGCCTTGACCCGTTGGCAGTGGCCCGGGCGATAACCCCGCGTACCCGTGGCCTGTTGCTGAACACCCCGCATAACCCGACGGGCGCCGCCATTTCGCCGCAGGACATGGCGCGGCTGGGGCAGCTGTGCCGGGAACATGACCTGTGGCTGGTGTGCGATCAGGTGTACAGCGGCTTGCTGTTCGACGGCGAACCGGCAGACCCGATGAGTCTGCCGGGCATGGCCGAGCGCTGTGTGCTGATTGACAGCGTGTCCAAGTCCCACGCCATGAGCGGTTGGCGGGTGGGTTGGGTGGTCGGCCCGCAGCCCTTGATTGCACACCTCGCCACCTTGGCCATGGTGATGCTGTTCGGCCTGCCCGAATTTGTCATGGCTGCTGTTTGCATGGCGCTGGAGCAGGATCTGCCGGCCGTACGGGAGATGCGTGAGGCCTATCGACAGCGGCGCGATCGGGTCTGCGCTGCCCTGGCAGATTGCCCCGGGCTGCTCGCCCATCGGCCGGCGGGCGGCATGTTCGTCATGCTCGATATCCGTGCCACTGGGCTCAGCGCCCAGGCCTTCGCTCAGCGCCTGCTGCTGGAGGAGGGCGTAGCACTTTTGCCTGGGGATGCGTTCGGCCCCAGTGCGGCGGGCCATGTGCGCATGGGGCTGGTGCTCGACGCCGAGCGCCTGGAACAAGCCTGTCGGCGCATCGTTGCCTGTGCCGGGCGCGTGCTAGCCGAGCAGGCCTGCCGCAATGTTGATGGTAAAGCCCAGAATCGCCGTGTTGAACACAAAGCCTACCAGTGA
- the gspG gene encoding type II secretion system major pseudopilin GspG: MQRKSNPQRGFTLLELLVVLVVLGLLAGIVAPKYFSQLGRSEAKVAKAQIEGLGKALDLYRLEVGHYPTSEQGLQALVTAPSGEARWSGPYLQKAVPQDPWGRPYIYRQPGENGGEYDLLSMGKDGQPGGDGENAEITSWQ; the protein is encoded by the coding sequence ATGCAGCGCAAATCCAACCCCCAACGGGGCTTCACCCTGCTTGAACTCCTGGTAGTCCTGGTGGTGCTCGGTTTACTGGCCGGCATCGTCGCGCCCAAGTACTTCAGCCAGCTCGGTCGCTCGGAAGCCAAGGTGGCGAAGGCGCAGATCGAAGGCCTGGGCAAGGCCCTTGACCTGTACCGCCTGGAAGTGGGCCATTACCCCACCAGCGAGCAGGGCCTGCAGGCGCTGGTCACCGCCCCCAGTGGCGAGGCGCGCTGGTCGGGGCCCTACCTGCAGAAGGCGGTGCCGCAGGACCCATGGGGCCGCCCCTACATCTACCGACAGCCCGGCGAAAACGGGGGTGAGTACGACCTGCTGTCGATGGGCAAGGACGGCCAGCCCGGCGGCGATGGCGAAAACGCTGAAATCACCAGCTGGCAATGA
- a CDS encoding sensor histidine kinase, whose amino-acid sequence MDVAPRTEAIEVPAGSEAAAPRRPFNLLRWYAWVSLAIILSVAAGLGLISSRFIIDESIERDALLTAQFITSIADAEVRHVSIPNVRTMGELLDPRADHTVLPDVDPEARRKARGEFLDHIAHLPDMLLANIYAPDRTVIWSTNPALMGKLIAGDEDLDRAFEYKMRVSASYHNFEQARIEQKFVVPPEQLFIENYIPLFDADGDTVTAMVEIYKEPRDLIVRIEHGLILIWLAITVGAALVYIGLYGIMRRAARVMAVQQKRLISSETYVALGEVSSAVAHSLRNPLASIRSSAELAQAFDEGPAQRNINDIISQVDRMSQWIRQLLQSLRPLNDEAVPVDLPQVLQESLQSFAVPLARSEVTLDLQPIPSVHVLGHPALLGQIFNSLIANALESMEQGGRLRIEVVKRDRRSLTLRLADTGKGMNEQQQRLAFRPFFSTKQGGLGVGLVLVKRIMERFGGSVRLSSSAGHGTRVSLNFRLACSSQKAL is encoded by the coding sequence ATGGACGTCGCCCCCCGTACCGAAGCAATCGAGGTGCCTGCGGGTAGCGAAGCCGCTGCGCCGCGCCGGCCCTTCAATTTGCTGCGCTGGTACGCCTGGGTGAGCCTGGCGATCATCCTGTCGGTGGCTGCGGGTCTGGGGCTGATTTCCAGCCGTTTCATCATCGATGAGAGCATCGAGCGCGACGCTTTGCTCACCGCGCAGTTCATCACCTCGATCGCCGATGCCGAAGTGCGCCACGTGTCGATCCCCAATGTGCGCACCATGGGTGAACTGCTCGATCCACGCGCCGATCACACGGTCTTGCCCGATGTCGACCCGGAAGCGCGGCGCAAGGCCCGCGGTGAGTTCCTCGACCATATCGCCCACCTGCCGGACATGCTGCTGGCCAACATCTATGCCCCGGACCGGACGGTGATCTGGTCGACCAACCCGGCGCTGATGGGCAAGCTGATCGCCGGTGATGAAGACCTGGATCGGGCCTTCGAGTACAAGATGCGGGTCTCGGCCAGTTACCACAATTTCGAGCAGGCACGCATCGAGCAGAAGTTCGTGGTCCCGCCGGAACAGCTGTTCATCGAAAACTACATCCCCTTGTTCGATGCCGATGGCGATACCGTCACGGCGATGGTGGAAATCTACAAGGAGCCGCGCGACCTGATCGTGCGCATCGAGCATGGGCTGATTCTCATCTGGCTGGCCATCACCGTCGGTGCTGCGCTGGTCTATATCGGCCTGTACGGCATCATGCGCCGCGCCGCGCGAGTGATGGCGGTGCAACAGAAGCGCCTGATCAGCAGTGAGACCTACGTGGCCCTTGGCGAGGTGTCGTCGGCGGTGGCTCACAGCCTGCGCAACCCGTTGGCCAGCATCCGCTCCAGCGCCGAACTGGCCCAGGCCTTCGATGAAGGCCCGGCACAACGCAACATCAATGACATCATCAGCCAGGTCGACCGCATGTCGCAGTGGATTCGCCAACTGCTGCAATCCTTGCGGCCGCTGAACGACGAAGCGGTGCCGGTCGACTTGCCCCAGGTTCTGCAGGAAAGCCTGCAGAGTTTTGCCGTGCCGCTGGCGCGCAGCGAGGTGACGCTGGATCTGCAACCAATACCGTCGGTGCACGTGCTTGGCCACCCGGCGCTGCTGGGGCAGATCTTCAACAGCCTGATTGCCAATGCCCTGGAGTCGATGGAGCAGGGCGGGCGCTTGCGTATCGAGGTGGTCAAGCGGGACCGGCGCAGCCTGACCTTGCGCCTTGCCGATACCGGCAAGGGCATGAACGAGCAGCAGCAGCGCCTGGCGTTCAGGCCATTTTTCAGTACCAAGCAAGGTGGGCTGGGTGTGGGGTTGGTACTGGTCAAGCGCATCATGGAACGCTTTGGTGGTTCGGTCCGCCTGAGTAGCAGCGCAGGCCATGGCACGCGGGTATCGCTCAATTTCCGGTTGGCCTGCTCATCACAAAAGGCTTTATAA